The following coding sequences lie in one Rhodohalobacter barkolensis genomic window:
- a CDS encoding multicopper oxidase domain-containing protein has translation MKLFKISFITVFILFITAGLMNLQAQSQEYTIDGLTFGMPEAEVYTEDYDGPPVVGEYVTMLPHLKPLDYEGNKHHEIRLDTFTQEIEVADGVRFRAWTFGGMVPGPVIHVKEGDKITFTMKNRSDEMVTITKPGLEGSDYLKQISENDYMGAEPSIMPMPHSMDFHSGTVAKDDKWRTIAPGETISFDWYANYAGTYIYHCGTPSVLMHTAMGQHGVVVVSPKDGYETDDRVDEEYVVVQSEYYLKKGAGDLYQYDFEGAQTKQPSHVVFNGHQTILHDQPLTANEGERVRIHFSNNGPSLTSSFHVIGAIFDRVWLEGHPYNEMRGMQTVLLGASGSATVEFIVPEEGKYTLIDHEFADAEKGATGTLKAGPRQ, from the coding sequence ATGAAATTATTCAAAATAAGTTTTATCACAGTATTCATCTTATTTATAACCGCAGGTTTGATGAACCTGCAAGCACAATCACAGGAATACACCATTGACGGCTTGACTTTTGGTATGCCCGAAGCAGAAGTTTATACAGAAGATTACGACGGCCCTCCGGTTGTTGGCGAGTATGTAACCATGTTACCTCATCTAAAGCCGCTTGACTATGAAGGCAATAAGCACCACGAAATTCGCCTGGACACCTTTACTCAGGAAATTGAAGTCGCTGATGGCGTTCGTTTTCGGGCATGGACATTTGGCGGAATGGTACCGGGTCCGGTCATTCACGTAAAAGAGGGTGATAAAATTACCTTCACAATGAAAAACCGATCGGATGAGATGGTCACTATCACCAAGCCCGGTCTGGAAGGCTCAGATTACCTGAAACAGATCTCAGAAAACGATTATATGGGTGCAGAGCCATCCATCATGCCAATGCCACATTCTATGGACTTCCACTCCGGTACTGTAGCAAAAGATGATAAGTGGAGAACCATTGCTCCCGGTGAAACCATTTCATTTGACTGGTATGCAAATTATGCAGGGACATACATCTACCACTGTGGAACTCCAAGTGTATTGATGCACACTGCAATGGGTCAGCACGGTGTCGTTGTTGTTTCCCCAAAAGATGGTTACGAAACAGATGATCGTGTTGATGAGGAGTACGTAGTCGTTCAATCAGAATACTACCTTAAAAAAGGAGCCGGCGACCTCTATCAGTACGATTTTGAAGGCGCTCAGACCAAACAGCCATCTCATGTTGTATTCAATGGCCACCAAACTATTCTGCACGATCAGCCCCTAACAGCCAATGAAGGCGAACGGGTGCGCATTCACTTTTCAAACAACGGACCAAGCCTGACATCCAGTTTCCATGTGATTGGTGCTATTTTTGACCGTGTTTGGTTAGAGGGACATCCATACAATGAAATGCGAGGCATGCAGACTGTGCTTTTAGGCGCGTCCGGTTCAGCTACTGTTGAATTCATCGTGCCTGAGGAAGGAAAATACACCCTGATCGACCACGAATTTGCCGATGCAGAAAAAGGTGCGACAGGTACACTAAAAGCCGGTCCAAGACAATAG
- a CDS encoding ferredoxin: protein MLIQFFRNKCIGCNYCVEVAPERWQMSKRDGKCVLVGGKKKGNMYQIKVGEHERYVNEQAANVCPVNVIRLD from the coding sequence ATGCTCATTCAATTTTTTCGAAATAAATGTATCGGTTGCAACTACTGTGTTGAAGTTGCACCTGAAAGATGGCAGATGTCTAAGCGTGACGGCAAGTGTGTTCTTGTAGGTGGAAAGAAAAAAGGAAATATGTACCAGATCAAAGTTGGAGAGCACGAACGGTACGTAAATGAGCAAGCAGCAAATGTATGTCCGGTTAACGTAATTCGATTGGATTAG
- a CDS encoding peptidase U32 family protein yields the protein MTDSVEIMAPAGDWASLRAALQAGSDSVYFGVEQLNMRARATNNFTLDDLEEISFLCSEHKTKTYLTLNTVLYDHDLPLMKRIIDRVKETGITAIIASDQSAIMYAHKQGVEVHISTQANISNTEMVEFYSHFADVMVMARELSLNQVENIVNTVKENNITGPSGKLVEIEIFAHGALCMAVSGKCYMSLHTYNSSANRGACKQNCRHAYRVTNDEDEELMIDNEYIMSPKDLCTIDFLDRILATGVKVLKLEGRGRSPEYVKTVTQCYKEAAQSVLDGTYTREKAKAWKTRLEEVYNRGFWNGYYLGQRLGEWSDQHGSVATKQKTFVGKVLHFYPEPEVAHIRIKTKELQLHDPIIIVGDTTGVVETTVESLWVDDQPSEHAGKGVECTIKVPAKVRPGDNLYLWEERD from the coding sequence ATGACCGATTCTGTAGAAATTATGGCCCCTGCTGGCGACTGGGCCTCTCTCCGTGCAGCACTTCAAGCCGGGTCTGATTCTGTTTACTTTGGAGTTGAGCAACTCAATATGCGAGCTCGAGCTACCAATAACTTTACCCTGGATGATCTTGAAGAGATCTCTTTTTTATGTAGCGAGCACAAGACGAAAACCTACCTGACACTTAACACAGTGCTATATGATCACGATCTTCCACTCATGAAAAGAATTATTGATCGTGTGAAAGAGACGGGCATTACGGCGATTATTGCATCAGATCAGTCCGCAATCATGTACGCGCACAAACAAGGTGTCGAAGTTCACATCTCAACCCAAGCAAACATCTCCAACACTGAGATGGTGGAGTTCTACAGCCATTTTGCTGATGTAATGGTGATGGCACGGGAGCTGAGCCTGAATCAGGTAGAAAATATTGTGAATACCGTAAAAGAAAACAACATCACAGGTCCATCCGGCAAACTGGTAGAGATCGAAATTTTTGCTCATGGTGCACTCTGTATGGCGGTATCCGGAAAGTGTTATATGAGTCTTCATACCTACAATTCATCCGCAAACCGTGGAGCCTGCAAGCAAAACTGTCGTCACGCCTACAGGGTAACGAACGATGAGGATGAAGAGTTAATGATAGACAACGAGTATATCATGTCGCCCAAGGATCTCTGCACTATCGACTTTCTGGACCGTATATTGGCTACCGGGGTGAAAGTGTTGAAACTTGAGGGACGTGGCAGGTCGCCGGAATATGTTAAAACGGTAACCCAATGCTATAAAGAAGCAGCGCAATCAGTACTGGATGGAACCTACACCCGTGAAAAAGCAAAAGCGTGGAAAACCAGACTCGAAGAAGTGTATAACCGCGGGTTTTGGAACGGGTACTATCTGGGACAAAGACTGGGTGAGTGGAGTGACCAACACGGGTCGGTAGCCACAAAACAAAAAACATTTGTAGGAAAAGTACTCCACTTCTATCCCGAACCGGAAGTTGCCCATATCAGAATTAAGACGAAAGAACTGCAACTCCACGATCCAATTATAATCGTCGGAGATACAACAGGTGTTGTTGAGACAACAGTTGAATCGCTTTGGGTAGATGATCAGCCTTCAGAGCATGCGGGAAAAGGCGTTGAATGCACCATCAAAGTTCCAGCAAAGGTTCGGCCCGGAGATAATCTCTACCTTTGGGAGGAAAGAGATTGA